The Nostoc sp. NIES-3756 DNA window ATTAGCTTAATTGTAGGCGTATGGATAGCTCGTTATCTAGGTGTACAGCAGTATGGACTGTTTAACTATGCCCTGGCCTTTGTTACCCTCTTTACCCCTATCCTGACTCTAGGTTTGGACGAGGTTGTAGTTCGCCATGTGGTGCGTGAATCGTCCAACAAAGAAGAGATTTTAGGAACCACATTCTGGTTAAAATTCTTGGGTGGAGTAGCCTCTGTCATCCTTGCACTTGGCAGCACAGTCTTGTTAGGTGAACGCAATTTTCTGAAGATATCGCTGGTGGCTATCTTAGCTGTATCTGGAATTTTCAGGGCGGCGGAGGCGATTGAGTTGTGGTTTCAATCGCAGGTACAAGCCAAATATACTGTCATTGCTAAAAATATAGCCTTCCTGCTCAATAGCCTATTAAAAGTTGGATTGATTCTCATCAAAGCACCATTGTTAGCCTTTGCTTGGGCGACTTTGGCAGAATTAGCCATGATTGCTATTGGTTTAGCGATTGCTTACCAAATTAAAGGTAATTCATTTTGGTTATGGCGGTGGAGTTCTTCTGTTGCCAAAAACTTGCTCAAAGAGAGTTTACCTTTAATTTTCTCCGGTTTTGCCATCATGATTTTTATGAAAATTGACCAAATTATGATAGGTCAAATGATTGGCGATAAGGAAGTGGGAGTTTATTCTGCGGCTGTGCGAGTCTCAGAACTTTGGTACTTTATCCCAGCCGCTATTGTTTCTTCTGTGGCTCCATCAATATATGCTGCTAAGGATAATTCGGAGGGGATTTACTACCAACGTATCAGGCAATTATTTCAGCTATTAAATTGTATAGCTTTAGCGATCGCTGTGCCGATGACTTTCCTCTCAGACAAGGTAATCACGGCGATGTTTGGTAGTGACTATGCAGAAGCTGGAGCAATATTAGCCGTACATATATGGACTTCTATTTTTGTGTTCATGGGTTTTGCATCGTCACCTTGGTTTATTTCTGAAGGGTTAAATCATGTCTCTCTTGGTAAAACAGTATTTGGTGCGATTTTAAACATCATCCTCAATTACCTACTGATTCCTCAGTATGCGGGACTTGGTGCAGCGATCGCCACAATTATATCCCAAGCTGCGGCTGCTTTTTTCTGTAACGCTTTTGATAGAAGAACACAAAAATTATTTAAAATTCAAGTTCAATCTCTTATCCCCTTTTATAAATATTAAATAGTCAAATGGATCTACCAATAACTTTTATTATTTTTAAACGACCTCACACAACAGAAAAAGTTTTTCAGGCTATTCGCCAAGCCAAACCAAAAAAACTTTTCGTGATTGCTGATGGCCCACGCAATGACCGTGAAGATGAGGCTGAAAAATGCGCAGCCACACGGGCAATTATTGATAGAGTTGATTGGGATTGCGAAGTTATTAAAAATTATTCAGATGTAAATTTAGGTTGTGCAGTACGAGTTTCTAGTGGTTTAGATTGGGTATTTAGTCATGTGGAAAAAACAATCATTTTAGAAGATGATTGTATACCCCACTCCAGCTTTTTCAGGTTTTGTGAAGAATTACTAGAAAAGTATCAACATGATACTAGAGTTGCTAGCATTTCTGCTCAAAATATCCAACCTCAACACAAACGCACAAATTATAGTTATTACTTCTCTCGTTATAGCCACTGCTGGGGTTGGGCTACTTGGAGACGCGCTTGGCAGCATTATGATTTGTACATCAAACTCTGGAAACAAGTAAAAGCAGAAAATCTTTTACGAGACATCCTCATAGACCCCAAAGCAGTAAGTTATTGGCAAAGAAAACTGCAAAATATTTATGAAAATCCCACAGGTATCACTTGGGATTATCAATGGACTTTTGCTTGTTGGATGCAGGGAAGCTTAAGCATTACTCCCAACGTTAACTTAGTTTCTAATGTTGGTGTTGGTGCAGACTCTACTCATTTTGATTCTCAGCAAGATTTTTCTTTTATTAATGTGCCAACACAAGCGATGGAATTTCCTTTAAAGCATCCACCATACATTGTGCGTAACGTAGAAGCAGATATTTTTACTCAAAAAACTGTTTACCAAGCCAAAATAATCGATGTTTTGAAGGAGGAAGTAAAAAAAAGATGGAATTATGCAAAATTAATTAACTTATAACCTGAATAACTGACAAATGAGCGCAAAAACAAAAGAAACATTATTAGCAATCTTCTTAATTCTAGTATCGGCGGGGGTATTGACAATCAAGCCCGCGCAAGAAATCTCTATGTCTCCTATTGGCGGGGATAAAGTAGATACATTATTGAATATAATTTCCTATTTAATTTTATTTTATTTAAGCCTGATTTATTGGAAGAGTTTTTTATATGTAGTAACCAGAAATCCCTTACAGTTTTTGTTATTAGCAATAGTATTATTTTCAATGCTCTGGTCGGAAGACTTGAGAAATGGACTTACCTATGCAAGAGGTTTAATCAGAATATATTTAATCGCTATATATCTAGCATTGCGCTTTACCTTGAAGGAACAAATGCGGTTTATAGCTTTAGCGCTTGGTTTAGGCGCATCATTATCTATGTTCTTTTCTACATTTATGCCTGATTATATTCACAAAGCACCAGAACTGGAGGGAATGTGGACGGGAATTTATGGGCATAAAAATGAATTAGGATACATGATGGCTTGGAGTACAGGAGTTTTTCTACACTTAGGACTCAGCGTTAATCGCTATCGTTGGTTGATGTGGATATTATGTGGCATATCTATATGCTTAATTATTCTTTCCCGCTCCACCACATCATTAACAATTGTCTTAACAATGGTCTTACTTTTACCATTCTTTCAGTTTTTGAAAAAGACCAACTATAAACTCCA harbors:
- a CDS encoding flippase, with the translated sequence MLSKLRLSNLSKLKSRSGLRAIIANTGWLFADRILRMGISLIVGVWIARYLGVQQYGLFNYALAFVTLFTPILTLGLDEVVVRHVVRESSNKEEILGTTFWLKFLGGVASVILALGSTVLLGERNFLKISLVAILAVSGIFRAAEAIELWFQSQVQAKYTVIAKNIAFLLNSLLKVGLILIKAPLLAFAWATLAELAMIAIGLAIAYQIKGNSFWLWRWSSSVAKNLLKESLPLIFSGFAIMIFMKIDQIMIGQMIGDKEVGVYSAAVRVSELWYFIPAAIVSSVAPSIYAAKDNSEGIYYQRIRQLFQLLNCIALAIAVPMTFLSDKVITAMFGSDYAEAGAILAVHIWTSIFVFMGFASSPWFISEGLNHVSLGKTVFGAILNIILNYLLIPQYAGLGAAIATIISQAAAAFFCNAFDRRTQKLFKIQVQSLIPFYKY
- a CDS encoding hemolytic protein HlpA-like protein, with protein sequence MDLPITFIIFKRPHTTEKVFQAIRQAKPKKLFVIADGPRNDREDEAEKCAATRAIIDRVDWDCEVIKNYSDVNLGCAVRVSSGLDWVFSHVEKTIILEDDCIPHSSFFRFCEELLEKYQHDTRVASISAQNIQPQHKRTNYSYYFSRYSHCWGWATWRRAWQHYDLYIKLWKQVKAENLLRDILIDPKAVSYWQRKLQNIYENPTGITWDYQWTFACWMQGSLSITPNVNLVSNVGVGADSTHFDSQQDFSFINVPTQAMEFPLKHPPYIVRNVEADIFTQKTVYQAKIIDVLKEEVKKRWNYAKLINL
- a CDS encoding O-antigen ligase family protein; the encoded protein is MSAKTKETLLAIFLILVSAGVLTIKPAQEISMSPIGGDKVDTLLNIISYLILFYLSLIYWKSFLYVVTRNPLQFLLLAIVLFSMLWSEDLRNGLTYARGLIRIYLIAIYLALRFTLKEQMRFIALALGLGASLSMFFSTFMPDYIHKAPELEGMWTGIYGHKNELGYMMAWSTGVFLHLGLSVNRYRWLMWILCGISICLIILSRSTTSLTIVLTMVLLLPFFQFLKKTNYKLQVIMMSLGLMLLICFSLLLMNNVETLVGTSGKDLTLNGRSDLWEGVISQVWERPWFGYGYYGFWNSAAATNLRITFQWASNSHNGFLDLLLDLGFFGFLVFAAGFMRCLFMTLSRITYLAKKPEDYWPVQMLIIIIILNFTEARLLTPSWNWLMYVTTALTLTMEYQRNRQASTDKLTLITVQNTFST